In the Panulirus ornatus isolate Po-2019 chromosome 57, ASM3632096v1, whole genome shotgun sequence genome, one interval contains:
- the LOC139766375 gene encoding pleckstrin homology domain-containing family A member 3-like, which translates to MEGILFKWTNYWNGWQPRWFVLDQGVLAYYKSQEEVNQGSKGSVKLSACEILVHPTDTMRIDIVIPFEQHFYLKAPSPHERHAWLVALGSAKAGIPPAIPQPKIEKEQEPDTVKAKKSELRLTCDLLMKQVYSVKTAANNPDGPDLEKLDESTALLSATCDTFIHTLEECLKLSNTSPTPQLSGDTPIPPITVLKERKSSSTSTPIATRQNSTERRTE; encoded by the exons ATGGAAGGGATTCTCTTCAAATGGACCAATTACTGGAATG GTTGGCAGCCAAGATGGTTTGTTTTAGACCAAGGAGTTCTTGCATACTACAAGTCACAGGAAGAGGTCAACCAGGGGTCTAAAGGATCCGTAAAACTTTCTGCTTGTGAGATTTTAG TACATCCAACAGATACAATGCGAATAGATATTGTGATTCCATTTGAACAACATTTTTATCTCAAGGCTCCATCTCCACATGAACGTCATGCTTGGCTCGTAGCCCTAGGCAGTGCAAAAGCTGGTATTCCTCCTGCAATACCTCAACCCAAAATAGAGAAAG AGCAAGAGCCAGATACCGTGAAAGCTAAGAAGTCAGAACTACGACTGACTTGTGACCTCCTAATGAAGCAGGTCTACAGTGTTAAGACAGCAGCCAACAACCCGGATGGACCTGATCTTGAG AAGTTGGATGAATCTACTGCTCTGCTCTCAGCAACTTGTGATACTTTCATCCATACACTAGAGGAATGCCTGAAGTTGTCCAACACCTCGCCAACGCCACAGCTTAGTGGAGACACTCCCATACCTCCAATCACCGTCCTCAAG gaaaggaAAAGTTCTAGTACTTCTACACCTATAGCAACAAGACAGAACTCTACAGAAAG aaGGACAGAGTGA